One Roseimaritima multifibrata DNA window includes the following coding sequences:
- a CDS encoding AAA family ATPase: MSNVAESMQERAEEFRNRYAAVREAIGKVIVGHDDIVHGVLTAMLCGGHCLLEGVPGLGKTMLVRTLSEVLDLQFSRVQFTPDLMPADILGTNMIVEDDNGRRRFEFQRGPVFTQILLADEINRATPKTQSAMLETMQEGTVTAAGKRYVLDQPFFVLATQNPIEQEGTYPLPEAQLDRFLFKLVVGYSSREDLAVIVDRTTRGEKIELEKVMDGSEILNWQKLVREVILAPHVQDYLVRLTLATHPDGPYAAPATNQYVRWGSSPRGAQTMALASKVRALLEGRYNVSFEDVRRVFLPAMRHRVLLNFEAQAEGIDADQVLLEILEKVPEKAE, from the coding sequence ATGTCGAACGTCGCTGAATCCATGCAGGAACGTGCTGAGGAATTCCGAAATCGTTACGCTGCCGTTCGCGAGGCGATCGGCAAAGTGATTGTGGGGCATGATGATATTGTGCATGGAGTCCTGACCGCGATGCTGTGCGGCGGACACTGTTTGTTGGAAGGGGTTCCTGGTCTTGGCAAGACGATGCTGGTGCGAACATTGTCGGAGGTGCTTGATCTGCAGTTCAGTCGCGTGCAGTTCACTCCAGACTTGATGCCCGCGGATATCCTGGGCACCAACATGATCGTCGAAGATGACAATGGTCGGCGTCGCTTTGAATTCCAGCGGGGCCCTGTCTTCACTCAGATTCTACTGGCGGACGAAATCAACCGAGCAACGCCGAAAACTCAATCGGCAATGTTGGAAACGATGCAGGAGGGGACGGTGACCGCTGCCGGTAAACGATATGTTTTGGACCAACCGTTTTTCGTTCTCGCGACACAAAATCCGATCGAACAAGAGGGGACGTATCCTCTGCCTGAAGCTCAGTTGGATCGCTTTCTCTTTAAGCTAGTGGTCGGTTATAGCAGCCGCGAAGATTTGGCCGTCATTGTCGACCGGACCACACGTGGCGAGAAGATCGAACTGGAAAAGGTGATGGACGGTTCGGAAATCTTGAATTGGCAGAAACTGGTTCGCGAGGTGATCTTAGCGCCTCACGTTCAGGATTATTTGGTGCGGCTGACGTTGGCGACTCATCCGGACGGCCCTTATGCCGCCCCGGCAACCAATCAGTACGTTCGCTGGGGTAGCAGTCCCCGCGGTGCTCAGACGATGGCCCTCGCGTCCAAGGTGCGGGCGCTGTTGGAAGGTCGTTACAACGTCAGTTTCGAAGATGTCCGCCGAGTCTTCCTGCCGGCGATGAGGCACCGAGTCTTATTGAACTTCGAAGCGCAGGCAGAAGGGATCGACGCCGACCAAGTGTTGCTGGAGATCCTAGAAAAGGTTCCAGAAAAGGCCGAGTAG
- a CDS encoding AI-2E family transporter, whose protein sequence is MVKPKSDLATIAAVAQLLAVVLTVAALFFARDVFIPLALGLLLSFLLSPVVNRLQRMGIPNVAAVVSTALVAFLLLAAGFTLLGRELTTLVGDLPQHKDELVAKARSVAGLTSGVGGSLDKLADEVSEAMEKGAETERKVKPSENDSIFQEWTKKLLPVDGSEDAEIANDGTSAKTPLFIKEVQSDLPLASWATTAGTVLGPLATAGLVSVFALFMLIHREDLRDRIIAVVSHGNYVTTTEAIDEAAARISRYLIAQTIVNTSYGFVLSIGLAVIGVTMTEEGFFPNAILWGALATCLRFVPYLGPTAAAIFPLAIALSVFPGYGVFAAVLALIVVMELLSNNILEPWLYGASTGISAVAVIIAAVFWGWLWGPVGLLLSTPLTVCLVVLGRYVPRFKILSTLFGEEVEIKASMRFYQRMLAGDEHRAAELLQHQVNHSDFNSACDDVIVPTLKRIRMDHDSEHLSGTDASRLFAMAGGLIARLDKPTDAPATDPDVPDANITDANVPATDVAAELPVVIGCTSHHFSESLILNLLRISGAGEHALISIDDETLPQEVVRRIVDSEPAVVVIVVLPQGGFAQARYLCKSIRSGKYNGPIVISCLGKFKNFDRLFVRFRKAGATSMTTSYSQTHAKVQSIVKRRRVPPNTEIPTDPEASLEVTS, encoded by the coding sequence ATGGTCAAACCCAAATCCGATCTTGCAACCATCGCTGCGGTTGCTCAATTGCTTGCGGTTGTCCTGACCGTCGCGGCCCTGTTCTTTGCACGTGACGTTTTTATTCCACTTGCACTCGGATTGTTGCTTTCGTTTCTGCTCAGCCCGGTCGTCAATCGCTTGCAAAGAATGGGAATTCCCAATGTTGCCGCGGTTGTTTCGACCGCCTTAGTAGCCTTTCTTCTACTAGCTGCCGGATTCACGCTGCTTGGTCGTGAATTGACCACTTTGGTCGGCGACCTTCCGCAGCACAAAGACGAATTAGTCGCCAAGGCAAGGAGTGTCGCTGGATTGACCAGCGGCGTCGGTGGATCCCTGGACAAACTTGCCGACGAGGTAAGCGAGGCAATGGAGAAGGGTGCCGAAACCGAAAGGAAAGTAAAACCTTCGGAGAACGATTCGATCTTCCAGGAGTGGACCAAAAAGCTTCTCCCGGTGGACGGAAGCGAAGATGCGGAAATTGCCAACGATGGCACTTCGGCGAAGACGCCCCTGTTCATCAAAGAGGTTCAAAGCGATTTACCACTGGCATCCTGGGCGACGACCGCGGGTACCGTACTGGGCCCGCTGGCAACGGCTGGCTTGGTCAGTGTCTTTGCGTTGTTTATGTTGATTCACCGTGAAGATTTACGCGACCGCATTATCGCGGTCGTCAGCCACGGCAATTACGTAACGACGACCGAAGCAATTGACGAAGCCGCTGCCCGGATCAGCCGCTACTTAATCGCGCAAACGATCGTCAATACTTCCTACGGTTTTGTCCTATCGATCGGCTTGGCTGTCATCGGGGTGACGATGACCGAGGAGGGATTTTTTCCTAATGCGATCCTTTGGGGTGCCCTGGCAACCTGCTTACGCTTTGTTCCCTACCTTGGACCAACCGCCGCAGCGATCTTTCCGCTCGCAATCGCACTTTCGGTCTTCCCAGGCTATGGCGTTTTTGCCGCAGTGCTGGCTCTGATCGTGGTAATGGAATTGCTAAGCAACAATATCCTGGAACCGTGGCTATATGGAGCCAGCACAGGGATCTCCGCAGTAGCCGTCATCATCGCAGCCGTATTCTGGGGCTGGCTTTGGGGCCCTGTGGGGCTCCTGTTGTCGACTCCACTGACCGTTTGCTTAGTGGTGCTTGGGCGTTATGTCCCACGTTTCAAAATCCTCTCGACACTGTTTGGAGAAGAAGTCGAAATTAAAGCGTCGATGCGGTTCTACCAGCGAATGCTTGCCGGGGATGAACACCGAGCGGCCGAATTACTGCAGCATCAGGTCAACCATTCGGACTTCAATTCAGCCTGTGATGACGTAATCGTTCCGACGCTAAAACGTATTCGCATGGACCATGACTCGGAACACTTGAGTGGTACCGATGCAAGTCGCTTATTCGCGATGGCAGGAGGCCTAATTGCCCGGCTGGACAAACCAACCGACGCACCAGCGACCGATCCTGACGTGCCCGATGCAAACATTACCGATGCAAACGTTCCTGCTACAGACGTTGCCGCGGAACTGCCGGTGGTCATCGGATGCACGTCCCATCACTTCAGTGAATCGCTGATCCTAAATCTGCTTCGTATTAGCGGGGCAGGGGAGCATGCACTGATCAGCATCGACGACGAAACCCTCCCTCAAGAAGTCGTCCGGCGAATCGTAGATAGCGAGCCAGCCGTTGTTGTTATCGTCGTTTTGCCACAGGGTGGGTTTGCTCAGGCCCGCTACCTTTGCAAATCGATTCGCAGCGGGAAATATAACGGACCGATTGTGATTTCATGCCTGGGGAAATTCAAGAACTTCGACAGGCTATTTGTCCGGTTTCGCAAGGCGGGCGCGACCAGTATGACGACCTCCTATTCACAGACGCACGCCAAAGTTCAATCCATTGTAAAGCGAAGGCGTGTCCCACCGAACACAGAGATTCCGACCGATCCCGAAGCATCGCTTGAAGTAACTTCCTGA
- a CDS encoding alpha-amylase family glycosyl hydrolase → MSTDVRLGQTHTAESNLHIEGMGAIILEEGVAFRVWAPNASSVCVIGDFNEWASDANPMDREESGCWLAVVGNAKPGDEYKYEITNGDKTFQRIDPRVREVTNSVGNGIVHDPQFAWQGDDFTMPAWNELVIYETHIGTFFRDGDNEVGTFAEFAKKFNHLKALGVNALQIMPIAEFAGDLSWGYNPAHPYAIESAYGGPRGFKTFVREAHKAGFAIILDVVYNHFGPSDLDLWQFDGWSENGKGGIYFYNDHRSKTPWGDTRPDYGRGEVRSYIRDNALMWLKDYHVDGLRYDMTLYIRSIDASGQHEIPEGWGLTQWINREIHAFKPSAITIAEDLQDNEYLTKSDIEGGAGFATQWDAGFVHPIREAITQPDDASRDMNKVRDALNNYYNCDAFQRVVYTESHDEVANGKSRVPSEVDEADPDNWYARKRATLGIALTLTSPGIPMLFQGQEFLEDGWFQDADELDWDKASEEGGTIKLTRDLIRLRLNEKGNTRGLTGQHIDVFHFNNHDKVIGYRRSYGGGAGDDTIVIVNFANQHFSDYEFGLPADGTWKRRFSSDRAAYSEDFGGNATGDLQAISAPYDGQAFRARIDLPPYTALIYSQDPT, encoded by the coding sequence ATGAGTACGGACGTCAGATTAGGACAAACGCATACCGCTGAATCGAACTTACATATTGAGGGCATGGGAGCGATCATCCTTGAGGAGGGAGTCGCCTTTCGAGTCTGGGCTCCCAATGCTTCCAGCGTCTGCGTCATCGGTGATTTTAATGAGTGGGCTTCTGACGCGAATCCGATGGATCGCGAAGAAAGCGGGTGCTGGCTGGCGGTTGTTGGAAATGCCAAGCCGGGTGACGAATACAAATACGAAATCACCAATGGTGACAAAACGTTTCAACGGATCGATCCACGAGTCCGTGAAGTGACCAACTCCGTCGGCAATGGTATCGTCCACGACCCGCAATTCGCGTGGCAAGGCGACGATTTCACGATGCCAGCTTGGAACGAATTGGTTATCTATGAAACACATATCGGGACGTTTTTTCGCGATGGCGACAACGAGGTCGGAACGTTTGCCGAATTCGCCAAGAAGTTTAACCACTTGAAAGCCCTTGGCGTCAATGCCCTGCAAATCATGCCGATCGCTGAATTTGCAGGAGACCTTTCATGGGGCTACAACCCCGCACATCCCTACGCGATCGAATCCGCTTACGGCGGGCCCCGTGGATTTAAAACCTTCGTCCGCGAAGCCCACAAAGCTGGATTTGCGATCATCTTGGACGTCGTCTACAACCACTTCGGCCCCAGCGATCTAGACCTCTGGCAATTCGATGGCTGGAGCGAAAACGGCAAAGGCGGAATCTATTTTTACAATGATCACCGCAGCAAAACCCCGTGGGGCGACACCCGTCCCGATTACGGCCGAGGTGAGGTGCGATCCTACATCCGTGACAATGCATTGATGTGGTTGAAGGACTATCACGTCGACGGCCTACGTTACGACATGACGCTGTACATTCGCAGCATTGATGCCAGCGGTCAGCATGAGATCCCCGAAGGCTGGGGACTAACGCAGTGGATCAACCGAGAAATCCATGCTTTCAAACCGTCGGCCATCACGATCGCCGAAGATCTTCAAGACAATGAATACCTAACAAAGTCCGACATCGAAGGGGGAGCCGGTTTCGCTACGCAGTGGGACGCTGGGTTTGTTCACCCGATTCGCGAAGCGATTACCCAGCCCGACGACGCCAGTCGTGACATGAACAAAGTCCGAGACGCATTAAATAACTATTACAATTGTGATGCTTTTCAACGCGTCGTTTACACCGAATCCCACGACGAAGTCGCCAACGGAAAATCACGTGTTCCCAGCGAAGTGGATGAGGCCGATCCGGACAACTGGTACGCGAGAAAACGTGCCACGCTGGGGATCGCTTTAACGTTGACGTCCCCCGGCATTCCGATGCTGTTTCAGGGTCAAGAGTTTCTCGAAGATGGCTGGTTTCAGGACGCAGACGAACTGGACTGGGACAAGGCAAGCGAAGAAGGCGGCACAATCAAACTGACTCGTGATCTGATCCGCTTGCGATTAAACGAAAAGGGGAACACGAGAGGTTTGACAGGTCAGCACATCGACGTCTTTCATTTCAACAACCATGACAAGGTGATTGGTTATCGCCGCAGTTACGGCGGCGGTGCTGGTGACGACACCATCGTGATCGTGAACTTCGCCAATCAGCATTTCAGCGATTACGAATTCGGGTTACCCGCTGACGGAACATGGAAACGTCGCTTCAGCAGCGACCGCGCCGCCTACAGCGAAGACTTCGGCGGCAACGCCACCGGTGACCTGCAGGCGATCTCCGCCCCCTACGACGGACAGGCCTTCCGAGCCCGCATCGACCTGCCGCCGTACACGGCCCTGATCTACTCGCAGGACCCAACCTAA
- a CDS encoding response regulator has translation MTTILLVDDHDDIREMMTIKLQRQGYTVVTAKNGLEAVLATAQAAPSLILMDINMPELDGLEATMQIRAADAENRIPVIALTAYALPDDEARAIAAGCDGFQAKPVQFDELFDQISRLLGEGIPQSDAVEP, from the coding sequence ATGACCACAATACTTCTTGTCGACGATCACGACGACATCCGCGAAATGATGACGATTAAATTACAACGGCAGGGGTACACGGTTGTCACTGCAAAAAACGGGCTGGAAGCCGTTTTGGCGACCGCTCAAGCGGCTCCCTCGTTGATTCTGATGGACATCAACATGCCCGAACTGGATGGTCTGGAAGCGACCATGCAAATCCGCGCGGCAGACGCCGAAAACAGAATCCCCGTCATTGCTCTAACCGCGTACGCGCTGCCGGACGACGAAGCACGAGCGATCGCAGCGGGCTGCGACGGTTTCCAAGCGAAACCCGTCCAGTTTGATGAATTGTTCGACCAAATCAGCCGACTGTTGGGCGAAGGCATCCCCCAATCCGATGCAGTGGAACCCTGA
- a CDS encoding VWA domain-containing protein, with the protein MFGFRLAFEFPGYLWLLIGIPFLWWGSFRALAPLGFFRRWLALFFRTLVLTGLVLALAGVQLVWTSDRVTVMYLLDQSESIPEAKRQLMLDYVIRNVSRHRDVAREDRAGIIVFGREATIEIPPFDDNIPKIRRLESYIGRRDATSLESALVLAQAAMPADTSRRLVIVTDGNENLGDGQKLAARLAESGIGIDVVPIVLESKAEVLVEKVDLPSDIRKGQPFEARVVVNAYTDGEDAPPVQGRLQVTRLNSEASESSGREELLLDQPTTLKSGKNVFSLQDQIDQPAPYTYKARFVPDESFDDGIKENNEASAYTYIRGQGRVLLIEDFSNRGQYDLMAQRLRTANIEVVIRPSDQLFGSLAELQAYDAVILAGVPRVSGDAGDTIVTFDDDKVDMLVRNTQRLGAGLLMIGGPEAFGAGGWTGTKLEEAMPVDFQVKNKKVEAVGALAMIMHACEMAQGNYWQKVIANSALEQLGPVDEAGVLHWNMAGDSWLWGGSNGLLPVGPNKPAMLAAVRRMTPGDMPAFDNSMRMAAASLKRSNASMKHCIIISDGDPSPPTGSTIAAFRDNKITISTVAVAGHGTTGSNRLRDIATQTGGKYYEVRNAKALPRIFQREARRVARPLVYENASGVAPEIVYPHPALEGIDTLLPPITGFVLTQTKNSPLAQVLIRSPLPVEEENSTILAVWNYGLGRTAVLTTDSGGRWAQSWNDWGDYDKFFSQTVRWLMRPTGDTGKFDLATQVRDGQVQVVVSALDKEDAFLNFLDMNASAVGPEMQDIPLQMQQTAPGRYVGSFPADQAGSYFVNISPQAGSAPLTTGVTVPYSEEFRVRDTNQALLDALAKSKPSGGSEGQVTEPLAAESMDDVVGHDAFRTGLALARSMRDAWPWFVFVACCLFLGDVMVRRVAISFDWVGRLFATPGNESQEAPSRLKALQERKQALGESIDRRRAAVRFEPEPEADASSIQGKASAAKDRKDRSDLPKTRPSDAPASLTPQPDAKTYTERLLEAKRRARKDKEE; encoded by the coding sequence ATGTTTGGTTTTCGGCTCGCTTTCGAATTTCCCGGTTACCTCTGGTTGCTGATTGGAATTCCCTTTCTGTGGTGGGGCAGCTTTCGTGCGTTAGCGCCACTCGGTTTCTTTCGCCGCTGGCTTGCCCTTTTCTTTCGGACGTTGGTCTTAACGGGATTGGTTCTCGCTTTGGCGGGCGTGCAGTTGGTTTGGACCAGTGATCGAGTGACGGTGATGTACCTGCTTGATCAAAGTGAGAGCATCCCCGAAGCGAAACGCCAGTTGATGCTTGACTATGTGATCCGCAATGTCAGCCGTCACCGCGATGTGGCTCGAGAGGATCGAGCCGGGATCATTGTTTTCGGCCGCGAAGCGACGATTGAAATTCCGCCGTTTGACGACAATATTCCCAAGATCCGGCGGCTGGAAAGTTATATCGGCCGCCGAGACGCCACCAGTTTGGAATCGGCTTTGGTCCTGGCTCAGGCGGCGATGCCCGCCGATACCTCACGCCGGTTGGTGATCGTCACCGACGGGAATGAGAATCTTGGTGATGGCCAAAAGCTTGCGGCTCGTTTAGCCGAATCCGGAATTGGGATCGATGTCGTCCCGATTGTGCTGGAATCCAAGGCGGAAGTCCTGGTCGAAAAAGTCGATCTGCCAAGCGACATTCGCAAAGGACAGCCCTTTGAAGCTCGCGTGGTCGTGAATGCCTATACCGATGGGGAAGACGCGCCTCCGGTGCAGGGACGTTTGCAGGTCACGCGGCTTAACAGCGAAGCAAGTGAATCAAGCGGACGTGAAGAACTGCTGTTGGACCAGCCCACGACGCTTAAGTCAGGGAAAAACGTTTTTTCCCTTCAGGATCAAATCGACCAACCTGCTCCCTACACCTACAAGGCTCGATTTGTACCGGACGAAAGTTTCGATGATGGAATCAAAGAGAACAACGAAGCCTCCGCCTATACCTATATCCGTGGACAAGGTCGGGTGCTGTTGATTGAGGACTTTAGCAATCGAGGTCAATACGATTTGATGGCCCAGCGGTTGCGAACGGCCAATATTGAAGTCGTGATCCGCCCCAGCGATCAACTGTTTGGATCGCTGGCCGAATTGCAAGCCTACGATGCGGTGATCCTTGCCGGCGTTCCTCGCGTAAGCGGAGACGCCGGCGATACGATCGTCACCTTTGATGATGATAAAGTCGACATGCTGGTTCGCAATACACAGCGACTGGGGGCGGGGCTGCTGATGATTGGAGGCCCTGAAGCTTTCGGAGCCGGTGGATGGACCGGGACCAAACTGGAAGAAGCGATGCCGGTCGACTTTCAGGTAAAGAACAAGAAGGTCGAAGCGGTTGGGGCCTTGGCGATGATCATGCACGCCTGCGAAATGGCACAAGGTAACTATTGGCAAAAGGTGATTGCCAATTCGGCTTTGGAACAATTAGGTCCGGTCGATGAAGCGGGAGTCCTGCACTGGAATATGGCGGGTGATAGTTGGCTTTGGGGAGGCAGTAATGGGTTGTTGCCCGTCGGTCCCAACAAACCTGCGATGCTGGCGGCGGTCCGGCGGATGACCCCCGGTGATATGCCTGCGTTTGATAATTCCATGCGGATGGCAGCGGCCAGCCTAAAGCGTTCGAATGCCTCCATGAAACATTGCATCATCATCAGTGACGGGGATCCTTCGCCGCCCACCGGTAGCACGATCGCAGCTTTTCGCGATAACAAAATTACGATTTCGACGGTCGCCGTCGCCGGTCATGGGACAACCGGAAGTAATCGCCTGCGGGATATCGCAACGCAGACCGGTGGGAAGTATTACGAAGTGCGGAATGCTAAGGCGCTGCCAAGGATCTTCCAACGCGAAGCCCGCCGCGTCGCACGACCGTTGGTCTACGAAAATGCCAGTGGGGTGGCTCCTGAAATCGTTTATCCGCATCCAGCCTTGGAGGGGATCGATACGCTGCTGCCGCCGATCACCGGGTTTGTTCTGACTCAAACCAAAAATAGTCCTCTGGCACAGGTTCTGATTCGCTCGCCGCTGCCCGTTGAAGAAGAAAATTCGACGATCCTTGCGGTTTGGAATTATGGATTGGGGCGAACCGCTGTCCTTACCACCGATAGTGGCGGACGCTGGGCTCAATCTTGGAATGATTGGGGGGACTACGATAAATTCTTCAGTCAAACGGTTCGCTGGTTAATGCGTCCGACAGGTGACACGGGCAAGTTCGATTTGGCGACCCAGGTTCGTGATGGCCAAGTGCAGGTTGTGGTCTCTGCACTTGATAAAGAGGATGCGTTCCTCAATTTTCTTGATATGAACGCGTCTGCGGTCGGCCCCGAAATGCAAGACATCCCTCTGCAAATGCAGCAGACCGCTCCGGGACGTTACGTTGGTTCATTTCCCGCCGATCAAGCGGGAAGCTATTTCGTCAATATTTCTCCGCAGGCCGGTTCGGCTCCGCTGACCACGGGAGTGACCGTCCCCTATTCGGAAGAATTTCGCGTACGTGACACCAATCAGGCTCTGTTGGACGCCCTTGCCAAATCGAAGCCAAGTGGCGGATCGGAAGGCCAAGTTACCGAGCCGTTGGCAGCGGAATCGATGGATGACGTCGTCGGTCACGATGCGTTTCGCACCGGGTTGGCTCTCGCACGGAGCATGCGGGATGCTTGGCCATGGTTTGTGTTTGTCGCATGCTGTTTGTTTTTGGGCGATGTGATGGTTCGCCGCGTCGCCATTTCATTCGATTGGGTCGGCCGCTTGTTTGCCACGCCAGGGAACGAATCGCAAGAGGCCCCCTCGCGGTTGAAGGCCCTGCAGGAACGGAAGCAGGCGTTAGGCGAATCGATTGATCGTCGTCGTGCCGCCGTTCGATTTGAACCGGAACCCGAAGCGGATGCCAGCTCGATCCAAGGGAAAGCGTCGGCAGCCAAAGACCGGAAGGATCGCAGCGATCTTCCCAAAACTCGACCCTCCGATGCGCCCGCTTCGTTGACGCCCCAGCCAGATGCCAAAACCTATACCGAACGTTTGCTCGAAGCCAAGCGAAGAGCCCGCAAAGACAAAGAGGAATAG
- a CDS encoding 3-dehydroquinate synthase, which produces MPSDFSSIDISFAIPQVHRFRMTDDVFGSDAKVLLDLLQPSGTEPAKVQVWIDSHLVQAATGLCERIDEVLNSRPDSIQLTSPIETIVGGESCKNDPKLIDHLLSRFNEDDLDRRSYVIVIGGGAVLDAVGFAASIAHRGIRLVRLPTTTLAQADSGVGVKTAVNWFHKKNWKGTFAVPWGVINDRQLLNHLPDAAFRCGFSEAVKVALLKSPTGFQNLCNNASKIAAREPQAVTSAIAASVQMHLEHITRGGDPFEMLEARPLDFGHWSAHRMEPLSDYDIAHGDAVAIGVAIDTVYSSLVHGFPEAAAKQVLDCLLNLKLPITDPILADPENLRIGLEEFRQHLGGRLTVTMLEGIGQPIDVHDILWPEMLKAIETVRDYQ; this is translated from the coding sequence ATGCCCAGCGATTTCTCGTCAATCGATATTTCCTTTGCTATTCCGCAAGTCCATCGATTTCGGATGACGGACGACGTATTTGGTAGCGATGCAAAGGTTTTGCTTGATTTATTGCAACCTTCGGGGACCGAACCGGCCAAAGTTCAGGTTTGGATCGACAGCCACCTAGTCCAAGCGGCTACAGGACTTTGCGAACGAATCGATGAAGTCCTCAACAGCCGGCCAGACAGCATTCAGCTAACCAGCCCGATCGAAACCATCGTGGGGGGTGAGAGCTGTAAAAATGATCCGAAATTGATCGACCATCTGCTCAGCCGCTTCAATGAAGACGATCTTGACCGCCGCAGCTACGTGATCGTGATCGGCGGCGGAGCGGTCCTGGATGCCGTCGGATTCGCCGCTTCGATTGCACACCGTGGGATTCGCTTGGTTCGCCTTCCCACCACCACGCTTGCCCAAGCCGATTCAGGAGTGGGCGTAAAAACAGCCGTCAACTGGTTCCATAAAAAGAACTGGAAGGGAACGTTCGCGGTCCCTTGGGGAGTCATCAATGACCGCCAACTGCTGAATCATCTGCCCGACGCTGCCTTCCGCTGCGGTTTTAGTGAAGCGGTCAAAGTGGCCCTGCTAAAAAGCCCTACCGGATTTCAGAACCTATGCAATAACGCTTCTAAAATTGCCGCGAGGGAACCGCAGGCGGTGACATCGGCAATCGCCGCTTCGGTGCAAATGCATCTGGAGCATATCACCCGCGGTGGAGATCCTTTCGAAATGCTGGAGGCACGCCCTCTCGATTTTGGACATTGGTCGGCTCATCGTATGGAACCGCTGTCGGATTACGACATTGCCCACGGGGATGCGGTCGCCATTGGCGTCGCAATCGATACCGTCTACAGCTCGTTGGTCCACGGCTTTCCCGAGGCCGCGGCCAAACAGGTTCTCGATTGCCTGCTAAACCTAAAACTACCGATTACCGATCCGATTTTGGCTGACCCTGAAAACCTCCGTATCGGACTGGAAGAATTCCGCCAGCACCTGGGTGGTCGTCTGACGGTCACCATGCTGGAAGGGATCGGGCAACCAATCGATGTGCATGACATCCTATGGCCTGAAATGCTGAAGGCGATCGAAACGGTTCGCGATTACCAGTAG